In Anaerolineales bacterium, the following proteins share a genomic window:
- a CDS encoding glycosyltransferase family 4 protein: MTPSSHNIGFISTRFAGTDGVSLETEKWATVLERMGHKCFYFAGQCDRGADQSHVVPEAFYRHPEIDKLNQQAYSGSWTVTKDARAAHPELAHLHKDFFSIYVRPPQMTRRVNELKEYFKEQLYEFARRFELEILIVENALTIPLNLPLGLALTEFIAETGYPTIAHHHDFHWERQRFQVNCVNDYLAAAFPPTLPSIRHVVINTVQAQQVASRYGISARVIPNVMDFDSPPPASDSYSETVRADFDIRDGEYFFLQPTRVIQRKGIEHAIELMRRLDLPAKLIISHAAGDEGTEYEQRVQEYADLLNVTVRFEADQVQSRRGVTADGKKIYTLEDVYPHADLVTYPSTIEGFGNAFLEAVYFRRLVLVNNYSIYEVDIKPKGFRTLWFDGFISNSALAATRNALKNPEQTLEWTEMNYQLAKRYFSYTVLQYRLESIVADCLGYQV, translated from the coding sequence ATGACACCCTCCTCCCACAACATCGGCTTCATCTCCACCCGTTTCGCAGGCACCGACGGCGTCTCGCTCGAAACGGAAAAATGGGCGACCGTGCTCGAACGCATGGGGCACAAATGCTTTTACTTTGCGGGTCAATGCGACCGAGGGGCGGACCAGTCCCACGTCGTGCCTGAAGCGTTCTATCGTCATCCTGAAATTGATAAATTAAATCAACAAGCCTATTCGGGCAGTTGGACGGTCACAAAAGATGCGCGCGCCGCGCATCCTGAACTGGCGCATCTGCACAAGGATTTTTTCTCGATCTACGTCCGTCCGCCGCAGATGACGCGCCGCGTGAACGAACTCAAAGAATATTTCAAAGAGCAGTTGTATGAATTCGCGCGCCGCTTCGAGTTGGAGATTCTCATCGTCGAAAACGCGCTGACGATTCCGCTCAACCTTCCGCTCGGGCTTGCCCTCACCGAGTTCATCGCCGAGACGGGCTACCCCACCATTGCGCATCATCACGATTTTCATTGGGAGCGCCAACGTTTTCAAGTCAACTGCGTGAACGACTACCTCGCCGCCGCGTTCCCGCCCACCCTGCCTTCAATTCGGCACGTGGTCATCAACACCGTGCAGGCACAGCAGGTCGCTTCGCGCTATGGGATTTCAGCGCGGGTGATTCCCAACGTGATGGATTTCGACTCGCCTCCGCCCGCTTCAGATTCCTACAGTGAAACTGTGCGCGCCGACTTCGACATTCGCGACGGGGAATATTTTTTCCTGCAACCGACGCGCGTCATCCAGCGCAAGGGAATCGAACACGCCATCGAGTTGATGCGTCGCCTCGACCTGCCCGCTAAACTCATCATCTCACATGCCGCTGGCGATGAAGGCACGGAATACGAACAACGCGTTCAAGAGTATGCTGATTTGCTCAATGTGACTGTGCGATTTGAAGCGGACCAAGTGCAAAGTCGGCGCGGCGTCACGGCGGACGGCAAAAAGATTTACACACTCGAAGATGTATACCCTCACGCCGATTTGGTCACATATCCATCGACCATCGAAGGTTTTGGCAACGCATTTCTTGAGGCGGTCTATTTCCGCCGACTGGTTCTCGTCAACAACTACTCCATCTACGAAGTAGATATCAAGCCGAAAGGCTTCCGTACCCTCTGGTTCGACGGCTTCATCAGCAACAGCGCCCTCGCCGCAACGCGCAATGCCTTAAAAAATCCTGAGCAAACTTTGGAGTGGACGGAAATGAACTACCAACTTGCCAAACGATATTTCTCGTACACGGTCTTACAGTATCGTCTCGAATCCATCGTCGCGGACTGTTTGGGGTATCAGGTTTAG
- a CDS encoding sugar phosphorylase — protein MSNILLHHLTFLYGEDQAARLLDRVQALLADYRARISPRDGRLSQRDSLLILYGDQVQSPNEEPLQTLKKFCDQYLTDIVSGIHILPFYPWTSDDGFSVVDYRRIDPALGGWDDVSALQNFRLMFDAVINHISSQSEWFQKFLQDDSRYRDYFITVEGEPNLSQVVRPRALPLLTPFQTPSGEKKVWTTFSADQIDLNFKNPEVLLEILDILLLYAERGAEFIRLDAIAYLWKEIGTTCIHLPQTHAVVQFLRAALDEVAPHVHLITETNVPHVDNISYFGDGANEAQLVYNFALPPLTLHAFHTGDARTLSAWAKTLTLPSDKTTFFNFLASHDGIGLNPARGILSNEEIDSLVNKILEHGGFISYKQNADGTQSPYEMNINYFDALSNPKNLLPSLLQPPSSAAGVESLDLHVNRFLAAHAIMLSIVGVPGIYFHSLFGSRGWLEGVKQTGRNRTINREKLKMDNLQRELADENSLRRKVFAKFSQLLKARSKTPAFHPHGRQTVLDLHPSIFAVERISPDEKSRVLCLHNVSQKQVSFSTSYESAIDLFTSQEIQVSNLTLEPYQVLWIK, from the coding sequence ATGTCAAATATTTTATTGCATCACCTCACTTTCCTTTACGGAGAAGACCAAGCCGCTCGACTGCTGGATCGAGTCCAAGCTCTTCTCGCGGACTACCGCGCCCGCATCTCTCCACGGGACGGCAGACTCAGCCAGCGCGACTCGCTCCTCATCCTCTACGGCGACCAAGTCCAGTCGCCGAACGAAGAGCCGTTGCAAACGCTCAAAAAGTTTTGTGATCAATATCTGACCGACATCGTCAGCGGGATTCACATCTTGCCCTTCTACCCGTGGACCTCCGACGATGGCTTCTCTGTCGTTGACTATCGCCGAATTGATCCCGCTCTCGGCGGCTGGGACGATGTCTCGGCGCTGCAAAACTTCCGTTTGATGTTCGACGCGGTGATCAATCACATTTCGTCGCAGAGCGAATGGTTCCAGAAATTTTTGCAGGACGATTCCCGTTATCGTGATTATTTCATCACCGTCGAGGGCGAGCCGAATCTTTCGCAGGTTGTTCGTCCGCGCGCGTTGCCTTTGCTCACGCCGTTTCAAACTCCCTCTGGCGAGAAAAAAGTGTGGACGACTTTTAGCGCCGATCAGATTGACCTCAACTTCAAAAATCCCGAAGTCCTGCTCGAAATCCTTGATATTCTCCTGCTCTACGCCGAGCGCGGCGCGGAGTTCATCCGTCTCGATGCGATTGCCTATCTGTGGAAAGAGATCGGCACGACCTGCATCCACCTCCCGCAAACCCACGCCGTCGTTCAATTCCTGCGCGCCGCATTGGACGAGGTCGCGCCGCATGTGCATCTCATCACCGAGACGAACGTCCCGCACGTGGACAACATCTCCTACTTCGGCGACGGCGCTAACGAAGCGCAACTCGTCTACAACTTTGCTTTGCCTCCTCTCACTCTTCATGCCTTCCACACAGGCGACGCCCGCACGCTCTCCGCATGGGCGAAGACATTGACCCTGCCCTCCGACAAAACGACCTTCTTCAACTTCCTCGCCTCGCACGACGGGATCGGGCTGAATCCCGCGCGGGGAATCCTCTCGAACGAAGAAATCGACTCGCTGGTGAACAAGATTCTCGAACACGGCGGCTTTATCTCCTACAAACAAAACGCCGACGGGACGCAAAGTCCCTACGAGATGAACATCAATTATTTCGACGCGCTCTCGAATCCCAAAAACTTGCTTCCATCATTGCTCCAGCCACCGTCTTCGGCGGCGGGCGTTGAATCATTGGATTTACACGTGAATCGCTTCCTCGCCGCTCATGCTATCATGCTCTCTATCGTCGGCGTGCCAGGCATTTACTTTCACAGCCTCTTCGGCTCGCGCGGCTGGCTCGAAGGCGTCAAACAAACAGGGCGCAATCGCACCATCAACCGCGAGAAGTTGAAAATGGATAATTTGCAAAGAGAACTTGCGGATGAAAACTCGCTCCGCCGCAAAGTTTTTGCAAAATTTAGTCAATTGCTCAAAGCCCGAAGTAAAACCCCCGCGTTTCACCCGCACGGACGACAAACAGTTTTGGATCTGCATCCGTCCATCTTTGCCGTAGAGCGCATCTCGCCCGACGAAAAATCACGTGTGCTGTGTTTACACAACGTCAGCCAGAAACAGGTTTCGTTTTCGACAAGTTACGAATCGGCGATTGATCTTTTCACGAGTCAAGAAATTCAAGTTTCAAATCTCACGCTTGAGCCATATCAAGTTTTGTGGATAAAATAA
- a CDS encoding ABC transporter ATP-binding protein, with translation MMMQNRSAGQPRSPMGHGMVMPGDKAQNFKGTMKKLIAYLGKYRATIMVVFVFAIASTAANIAGPKILGEATTKLFEGVIAQIGGTGSIDFASIGRIILLTLGLYVVSSLFAYIQGWIMANVSTNIAYRFRRDISEKMNRMPLKYFDGTTHGEVLSRITNDVDTVNQTLSQSLTQVITSFVTVIGVLVMMLSISWSMTLVALIVIPLSMLAVLLIVRQSQKFFKQQQDYLGHVNGHVEEMYGGHIVMKAFNGEEESIKKFDESNNVLYSVAWKSQFLSGMMMPIMMFIGNLGYVAVAILGGYLAVRGRITVGDIQAFIQYVRSFNQPIMQLANISNILQQTAAAAERVFEFLEEAEEISETQNPVKLESAQGHVEFRDVRFGYKEDKIIINDFSAEAKAGQKVAIVGPTGAGKTTMVKLLMRFYDVNSGSILVDGHDIRDYTRKDLRKMFGMVLQDTWLYNDTIMENIRYGRPDATDEEVIAAAKMAHVDHFVHTLPDGYRMTLNEETTNISQGQMQLLTIARAFLADPKILILDEATSSVDTRTEILIQRAMDSLMKNRTSFVIAHRLSTIRNADLILVMNHGDIVEQGTHTELLEKGGFYAELYNSQFEIQEEMAAVA, from the coding sequence ATGATGATGCAAAATAGATCCGCCGGACAGCCACGCAGTCCCATGGGGCATGGCATGGTGATGCCCGGCGACAAAGCCCAGAACTTTAAGGGCACGATGAAGAAGTTGATCGCCTACCTGGGCAAGTACAGGGCTACGATCATGGTCGTCTTTGTCTTTGCGATCGCTTCGACCGCCGCCAACATCGCCGGACCGAAAATTCTCGGCGAAGCGACCACCAAACTGTTCGAGGGTGTGATCGCCCAGATCGGCGGCACAGGCTCGATTGACTTTGCATCCATCGGGCGCATCATTCTCCTCACTCTTGGGCTGTATGTGGTTTCGTCGCTATTTGCCTACATTCAAGGCTGGATTATGGCGAACGTGTCTACGAACATTGCTTATCGCTTCCGCCGCGACATCTCCGAAAAGATGAACCGTATGCCGTTGAAATATTTCGACGGCACCACCCATGGCGAAGTGCTTTCGCGCATCACCAACGACGTGGACACGGTCAATCAGACCCTCAGCCAAAGCCTGACGCAGGTCATCACGTCGTTCGTGACCGTGATCGGCGTCCTGGTCATGATGTTATCCATCAGTTGGTCGATGACGCTGGTGGCGCTGATCGTCATTCCGCTTTCGATGCTGGCGGTCTTGCTGATCGTGCGGCAGTCGCAAAAATTCTTCAAACAACAGCAGGATTATCTCGGGCACGTCAACGGGCACGTTGAGGAAATGTATGGCGGTCACATCGTCATGAAAGCCTTCAATGGCGAAGAGGAAAGCATCAAAAAGTTCGACGAGTCGAACAACGTGCTCTACAGCGTGGCGTGGAAGTCCCAGTTTCTCTCCGGCATGATGATGCCGATCATGATGTTCATCGGCAACCTCGGGTATGTGGCGGTCGCCATCCTCGGCGGATATCTCGCCGTCAGAGGCAGGATCACGGTCGGCGATATTCAGGCGTTCATCCAGTATGTGCGCTCGTTCAACCAACCGATCATGCAGTTGGCGAACATTTCCAACATTCTGCAACAGACTGCCGCGGCGGCTGAGCGCGTGTTCGAGTTCCTCGAGGAAGCGGAAGAAATCTCCGAGACTCAAAACCCGGTCAAACTCGAATCGGCGCAGGGACATGTGGAATTCCGCGACGTCCGCTTCGGCTACAAGGAAGATAAGATCATCATCAACGATTTCTCCGCCGAGGCGAAAGCCGGTCAGAAGGTTGCCATCGTCGGTCCGACCGGCGCGGGCAAGACCACCATGGTCAAACTGCTGATGCGTTTCTACGATGTGAACAGCGGTTCGATCCTCGTGGACGGTCACGACATCCGCGACTATACCCGCAAGGATTTGCGCAAGATGTTCGGCATGGTCTTGCAGGATACGTGGCTCTATAACGACACCATCATGGAGAACATCCGTTACGGCCGCCCGGACGCCACCGACGAGGAAGTTATCGCCGCGGCGAAAATGGCGCACGTGGATCACTTTGTCCACACCCTGCCAGACGGCTATCGCATGACGCTCAACGAAGAGACCACCAACATCTCACAAGGACAGATGCAGTTGCTGACCATTGCACGCGCTTTCCTTGCCGACCCAAAAATCCTGATCCTCGACGAGGCGACCAGTTCGGTTGACACCCGCACCGAGATCCTGATCCAACGCGCCATGGATAGCCTGATGAAGAACCGTACCAGTTTTGTCATCGCGCATCGCTTGTCCACAATCCGCAACGCCGACTTGATCCTCGTGATGAATCACGGCGACATTGTCGAACAAGGCACGCATACCGAACTGCTCGAAAAAGGCGGCTTCTATGCCGAACTGTACAACAGCCAGTTCGAGATACAAGAGGAAATGGCGGCTGTAGCGTAG
- a CDS encoding ABC transporter ATP-binding protein, protein MRKLAKYLKPYSLMLVVSIALLFAQANFDLALPDYLSRIVNTGIQQGGVENAVPVAIRQSEMDHVLIFIDPAEKDSVLADYTLVDSGSPDYEKYLQEYPALADGPVYVLQDIGQEEIERLNPIMGKALLAVSGIEQALADPSKAEQMGGAFGNFDLSKLPPGTDIFTMLGQLPAEQISQITTSVDERFSSMGENMIVQAAVEPVKAEYQALGMNTDKLQNDYILSLGGWMLMLTLASAACTITVGFLSARIAAGVARDLRRDTFKKVENFSSAEFEHFSTASLITRTTNDVTQIQMVTMITIRMLFYAPMMGIGGVIKVLSKDSPLAWLIVVGVLMLVSLIVIVVSIAMPKFKIIQKLTDRVNLVARENLSGMMVIRAFNMQGFEEKRFDKANLDLTGVSLFINRLMVVMMPMMMFIMNLVMVAVIWFGAKQVADANMQVGDMIAFMQYGMQIMFAFLMMSMLFILLPRASVSADRIAEVLETEIQIRDPKEPKKFSEPFKGRVEFRNVSFRYPDAEEDVLHNISFTALPGQTTAFIGSTGSGKSTIISLLPRFYEVTAGSILVDDVDIRDVTQRELRDKIGYVPQKGVLFSGTIESNLLYADKNAAPQMLEEAVAIAQAKEFVASSPEGMAKEISQGGANVSGGQKQRLSIARALVKRPPIYILDDSFSALDFKTDAALRRAFKEQAADSALLIVTQRVSTIKNAEQIIVLDEGRIVGKGVHSELMENCETYREIATSQLTQEELS, encoded by the coding sequence ATGCGAAAACTGGCAAAATATTTAAAACCTTATTCTTTGATGCTCGTCGTTTCGATTGCGCTTTTATTTGCGCAAGCAAACTTTGATTTGGCGCTGCCGGACTATCTCTCGCGCATCGTCAATACCGGTATTCAACAAGGCGGCGTGGAAAATGCCGTGCCGGTCGCCATCCGTCAAAGTGAGATGGACCATGTGTTGATCTTTATTGACCCGGCAGAGAAGGACTCCGTCCTTGCGGATTACACTCTCGTGGACAGCGGTTCGCCCGATTACGAAAAATACTTGCAGGAATATCCTGCGCTTGCGGATGGACCCGTTTACGTTCTACAGGATATTGGTCAGGAGGAGATCGAACGCCTCAACCCGATCATGGGCAAGGCGTTGTTGGCGGTTTCCGGTATCGAACAGGCGCTTGCCGATCCGTCCAAAGCGGAGCAGATGGGCGGTGCGTTCGGAAATTTTGACCTGAGCAAACTGCCCCCCGGTACAGACATCTTCACCATGCTCGGACAACTCCCCGCCGAACAAATCTCGCAGATCACGACATCCGTCGATGAGCGGTTCAGTTCAATGGGCGAGAACATGATCGTGCAAGCCGCGGTCGAGCCGGTCAAGGCGGAGTATCAGGCGCTGGGCATGAACACGGACAAACTGCAAAACGATTACATCCTTTCGCTTGGCGGCTGGATGCTCATGTTGACGCTTGCTTCGGCGGCTTGTACCATCACGGTGGGCTTTCTCTCAGCTCGCATTGCCGCTGGCGTGGCGCGCGACCTTCGCCGCGACACCTTCAAGAAAGTGGAAAATTTTTCCAGCGCGGAATTCGAACATTTCTCCACGGCATCCCTGATCACGCGCACCACCAACGATGTTACCCAGATCCAAATGGTCACGATGATTACGATTCGCATGCTCTTCTATGCGCCGATGATGGGCATCGGCGGCGTGATCAAGGTGCTTTCCAAAGATTCGCCGCTGGCGTGGCTGATCGTTGTCGGCGTGTTGATGCTCGTCAGCCTGATCGTCATTGTGGTTTCCATCGCCATGCCCAAGTTCAAGATCATCCAGAAATTGACCGACCGAGTCAACCTGGTGGCGCGCGAGAACCTCTCGGGCATGATGGTTATCCGCGCTTTCAACATGCAGGGCTTTGAAGAGAAACGCTTCGATAAAGCCAACCTTGACCTGACCGGCGTCTCCCTGTTCATCAACCGCTTGATGGTGGTGATGATGCCGATGATGATGTTCATCATGAACCTGGTCATGGTGGCGGTTATCTGGTTCGGCGCCAAACAGGTGGCGGACGCCAACATGCAAGTCGGCGACATGATCGCATTCATGCAATACGGCATGCAGATCATGTTCGCGTTCCTGATGATGTCCATGCTGTTCATCCTGCTCCCGCGCGCTTCGGTGTCGGCTGACCGCATTGCCGAGGTCCTCGAAACGGAGATCCAGATCCGCGATCCGAAAGAACCGAAGAAATTTTCCGAGCCGTTCAAAGGGCGGGTCGAGTTCCGCAACGTATCGTTCCGTTATCCCGATGCGGAAGAGGACGTCTTGCACAATATCAGTTTCACGGCGCTGCCGGGGCAGACTACGGCGTTCATCGGCTCGACCGGCTCCGGCAAATCCACCATCATCAGCCTTCTGCCGCGGTTCTATGAAGTGACCGCCGGTTCTATTCTGGTGGACGATGTGGACATCCGCGACGTGACCCAGCGCGAACTGCGCGACAAGATCGGTTATGTGCCTCAAAAGGGCGTGCTGTTCTCCGGCACCATTGAAAGCAACCTGTTGTATGCCGATAAGAACGCCGCCCCGCAAATGCTCGAGGAGGCGGTTGCGATCGCACAGGCGAAGGAGTTCGTGGCGTCCAGCCCGGAGGGCATGGCAAAGGAAATTTCACAAGGTGGGGCGAATGTTTCCGGCGGACAAAAACAACGCCTCTCCATCGCTCGGGCGCTGGTTAAACGCCCTCCGATCTACATCCTTGACGATAGCTTCTCAGCCCTCGACTTCAAGACCGACGCGGCGCTGCGCCGCGCGTTCAAGGAGCAGGCGGCAGATAGCGCTCTGCTGATCGTCACTCAGCGCGTCTCCACCATCAAGAACGCCGAGCAGATCATCGTGCTCGATGAGGGTCGCATCGTGGGGAAGGGCGTCCACAGCGAATTGATGGAAAACTGTGAAACGTATCGCGAGATCGCCACATCGCAACTGACTCAGGAGGAGTTATCATGA
- a CDS encoding MarR family transcriptional regulator has translation MTKSPSASQSLRAFMDVFMHRSMRGWRQFAKGTGLSMPQISILMQLHHKGACGISTIGERFDISNAAASQLVEKLVQGGYVKREEDPNDRRSKLLNLTPKGLTLIQQGAERRYRWLDELLKDLSTEEKNKVSEALDIITRVARELETGPVQ, from the coding sequence ATGACCAAATCCCCTTCCGCTTCTCAATCCCTGCGCGCCTTCATGGACGTGTTCATGCACCGTTCGATGCGCGGCTGGCGTCAGTTCGCCAAAGGGACTGGACTTTCGATGCCGCAGATCAGTATTTTGATGCAACTGCATCACAAAGGCGCATGTGGAATCTCTACAATCGGCGAACGCTTCGATATTTCCAACGCCGCCGCGAGCCAACTCGTGGAGAAACTCGTGCAAGGCGGTTATGTCAAGCGTGAGGAAGACCCGAACGACCGCCGCTCGAAACTGCTCAACCTCACTCCCAAAGGCTTGACTCTGATTCAGCAAGGCGCGGAACGGCGTTACCGCTGGTTGGACGAACTGTTGAAGGATCTCTCAACCGAGGAAAAAAACAAAGTCAGCGAAGCGCTGGACATCATCACCCGCGTCGCGCGAGAACTGGAAACTGGACCCGTTCAATAA
- a CDS encoding response regulator transcription factor → MPKGNLKQRVLLVDDHEVVRVGLKSLLARHSQFDVVGEAGSAREAIQKTDLLKPDVVVLDIRLPGTSGIEACEQIVTKHPKVKVIMLTSYAEDEMLFSAIRAGASGYVLKQIGSDDLVKALEAVGRGEALLDPAVTQRVFQEVRRAVKNEEASAFSHLSQQEKHVLLLVSEGRTNREIAKQLFLGEGTVRNYVSSILSKLNVNNRAEAAAYAVEHNLREYIAV, encoded by the coding sequence ATGCCTAAAGGAAATCTCAAACAACGCGTTTTGCTGGTAGACGATCATGAGGTGGTGCGAGTGGGGTTGAAGTCGCTGTTAGCGAGGCATTCGCAGTTCGATGTGGTGGGCGAGGCGGGTTCGGCGCGTGAAGCCATCCAAAAAACGGACTTGCTCAAGCCGGATGTGGTGGTGTTGGATATCCGCTTGCCGGGCACGTCGGGGATCGAAGCCTGCGAACAGATCGTGACGAAGCACCCGAAGGTCAAGGTTATCATGCTCACATCGTATGCCGAAGATGAGATGCTGTTTTCGGCGATCCGCGCCGGGGCTTCGGGATATGTGCTGAAACAGATCGGCAGTGATGATCTGGTGAAGGCGCTCGAAGCGGTGGGGCGCGGCGAGGCGCTGCTCGACCCGGCGGTGACGCAGCGCGTCTTTCAGGAAGTGCGGCGCGCGGTGAAGAACGAGGAGGCGTCGGCTTTTTCACATTTGAGCCAGCAGGAAAAGCATGTGCTGTTGCTCGTGTCGGAAGGCAGGACGAACCGCGAGATCGCCAAGCAATTATTCCTTGGGGAAGGCACGGTGCGGAATTACGTCTCGTCCATCCTCTCGAAGTTGAACGTGAACAACCGCGCCGAAGCCGCGGCGTACGCGGTGGAACATAATTTGAGGGAATATATCGCGGTGTAA
- a CDS encoding Hsp20/alpha crystallin family protein → MTKLIRWEPAREVMTLREAMDHLFDDAFTRPLTLRDGWSVPAVDMYQTDEEVVVKASIPGFKADDVQINVTGEILTLRGEVKQEEEKQDKAWHLREQRWGSFERALALPTDVIADKAKAEFENGILTITLPKAEEVKPKTITVKAK, encoded by the coding sequence ATGACAAAATTAATTCGATGGGAACCCGCTCGTGAAGTGATGACCCTGCGCGAGGCGATGGACCACCTCTTTGACGACGCGTTTACGCGCCCGCTCACCCTCAGGGACGGCTGGTCTGTGCCTGCGGTGGACATGTACCAAACCGACGAAGAGGTGGTTGTGAAGGCTTCGATCCCTGGTTTCAAAGCCGACGATGTGCAGATCAACGTCACCGGTGAAATCCTCACCCTACGCGGCGAAGTGAAGCAGGAAGAGGAGAAGCAGGACAAAGCCTGGCACCTCCGCGAACAACGCTGGGGCTCGTTCGAGCGCGCGCTTGCCCTCCCGACCGACGTGATTGCAGATAAGGCAAAAGCCGAGTTCGAGAACGGCATTCTCACCATCACCCTCCCCAAGGCGGAGGAAGTGAAGCCGAAGACGATCACCGTCAAGGCGAAGTAA
- a CDS encoding response regulator transcription factor, whose amino-acid sequence MPEEFDRRRILVVDDEERMVRFIRMNLEHDGFQVVEAFNGKQALQKLRDTTPDLILLDVMMPDIDGFEVLETIRESGNTVPVIMLTAKGEEDDRVRGLELGADDYITKPFSPREMVSRVKAVIRRTEGASGSMHDIIEVDDRLKIDFDRREVWLEGKLVKLRPTEYRLLYHLVQNAGWVVTHDQILVKVWGYEYRDEPHYVRLYINYLRQKLEKDPANPKYILTERGVGYRFVDYKRQKQ is encoded by the coding sequence ATGCCCGAAGAATTCGACCGCCGGCGTATTCTCGTCGTGGACGACGAGGAGCGCATGGTGCGTTTCATCCGCATGAATTTGGAGCATGACGGCTTTCAAGTTGTCGAAGCCTTCAATGGCAAGCAAGCCCTCCAAAAACTGCGCGACACAACCCCCGATTTGATATTGCTCGACGTAATGATGCCCGACATTGACGGGTTCGAAGTGTTGGAAACCATCCGCGAGAGCGGTAACACCGTGCCGGTCATCATGCTCACCGCCAAAGGCGAAGAAGACGACCGCGTGCGCGGACTCGAACTCGGCGCCGACGATTACATCACCAAGCCGTTCAGCCCGCGCGAGATGGTCAGCCGCGTCAAAGCCGTCATCCGCCGCACGGAAGGGGCGAGCGGCTCGATGCACGACATCATCGAAGTGGACGACCGCCTCAAAATTGACTTCGACCGCCGCGAAGTCTGGCTCGAAGGCAAACTTGTTAAACTCCGCCCGACGGAATACCGCTTGCTCTATCATCTCGTGCAGAACGCGGGCTGGGTTGTCACGCACGATCAGATCCTCGTCAAAGTGTGGGGCTACGAGTACCGCGACGAACCGCATTACGTTCGCCTTTACATCAACTACCTGCGTCAAAAATTGGAAAAAGACCCCGCCAATCCCAAATACATCCTCACGGAGCGCGGCGTCGGCTATCGCTTTGTGGATTACAAGCGGCAAAAACAATGA
- a CDS encoding FHA domain-containing protein, with translation MEGTVYCVECGAQIDGVETLVTKAITDQEIDEELKKNAPQPEAEAMPANSWLSLHLMDSGKILPLASRNEFTLGRLSEGQPIMPDIDLTPYQAYASGVSRLHAVVKRDANRVVVMDLGSSNGTYLNGRRLNPHLEEALSHGDIVALGKLKLQVLLRDI, from the coding sequence ATGGAAGGAACCGTATATTGTGTAGAGTGCGGCGCGCAGATTGACGGCGTGGAAACATTGGTCACCAAGGCAATTACCGATCAAGAGATAGACGAAGAACTGAAAAAGAACGCTCCGCAGCCCGAAGCGGAAGCGATGCCCGCCAATAGTTGGCTTTCCCTGCATTTGATGGACAGCGGCAAGATCCTGCCCCTCGCTTCGCGCAACGAATTTACCCTTGGGCGCCTCAGCGAAGGTCAACCCATCATGCCCGATATTGACCTCACTCCTTATCAAGCCTATGCCTCCGGCGTTTCGCGTTTACATGCCGTTGTCAAACGAGACGCGAACCGGGTGGTGGTGATGGACCTCGGCTCATCGAACGGGACCTACCTCAACGGACGCCGCCTCAATCCCCATTTGGAGGAGGCATTGAGCCATGGAGATATCGTCGCCTTAGGAAAACTGAAACTACAAGTCCTCCTGCGGGATATCTGA